One Vigna unguiculata cultivar IT97K-499-35 chromosome 7, ASM411807v1, whole genome shotgun sequence genomic region harbors:
- the LOC114190465 gene encoding uncharacterized protein LOC114190465 yields MGFPSVILFLLLQTLSAATSDLLSPLISPLYEDVCREVECGKGTCKRSENDTMLFECDCDPGWGQSLSSPHEGLKFLPCIFPNCTMNYSCSNAPAPDPQKERKANESIFNACHWVDCGGGSCNRTSFFSYSCICDAGYYNILNITALPCFKECAFGLSCSNLGISLMNSSKAPPPSPPPPTLNGNDSLILRGSSSLWLLVLVLAISHHICLFSEKWVFLVI; encoded by the exons ATGGGATTCCCAAGtgtcattctttttcttcttctgcaaACTCTTTCGGCGGCCACAAGTGATCTCCTATCTCCTCTGATCTCTCCATTATATG AGGATGTGTGCAGAGAAGTGGAATGTGGAAAGGGAACTTGCAAGCGTTCTGAGAATGACACTATGTTGTTTGAATGCGATTGCGATCCAGGTTGGGGGCAAAGTCTTTCTTCTCCTCATGAGGGCTTAAAGTTTCTTCCTTGCATATTTCCTAATT GTACTATGAATTACTCTTGCTCCAATGCCCCTGCTCCCGATCcacagaaagaaagaaaagctaATGAATCAATATTTAATG CTTGCCATTGGGTTGATTGTGGAGGTGGGTCGTGCAACAGAACCTCCTTCTTCTCTTATAGTTGCATATGTGATGCTGGTTATTACAATATTCTCAATATCACTGCCTTACCTTGCTTCAAAgaat GTGCTTTCGGTTTGAGTTGCTCCAACCTTGGAATATCATTGATGAACTCATCCAAGGctccaccaccatcaccaccaccaccaacattGAATGGCAACG ATAGCTTAATTCTACGAGGAAGCTCCTCCCTTTGGCTACTCGTGCTGGTTCTTGCAATATCTCATCATATATGCCTTTTTAGTGAGAAATGGGTGTTCCTAGTCATATAA
- the LOC114190701 gene encoding RING-H2 finger protein ATL34-like: protein MAGRLPGVGLLARKRAENNHRHENRHNYYLKEESLHPPSLPLTVLDQTALKARQRLHHKLGHFFSSYRSGENPRKKGGKVRESSNQKKEGGLGRKLLENSWLLRGNKVKEERKVCAVCLEELGEEQQHVMNLSCSHKYHSACLLPWLAAHPHCPYCRTPVQL, encoded by the exons ATGGCTGGTAGATTACCCGGTGTTGGTTTACTTGCACGGAAGAGAGCAGAGAACAATCACAGACATGAAAATCGACACAACTATTACCTAAAGGAAGAATCACTCCACCCACCTTCGCTTCCTCTCACTGTCTTAGATCAAACTGCTCTCAAGGCCAGGCAGAGGCTTCACCACAAACTTGGACACTTTTTTTCCTCCTACAG GTCAGGTGAGAATCCGAGGAAAAAAGGGGGGAAAGTGAGGGAAAGCAGTAACCAGAAGAAGGAGGGAGGATTGGGTCGGAAGTTATTAGAGAATTCATGGTTATTGCGTGGGAACAAGGTTAAGGAAGAGAGAAAAGTGTGTGCTGTTTGCCTTGAAGAGTTGGGGGAAGAGCAACAACATGTTATGAACCTTTCGTGCTCCCACAAGTATCATTCTGCATGTCTTCTTCCATGGCTTGCAGCTCATCCTCACTGTCCTTATTGTCGAACTCCAGTACAACTCTGA
- the LOC114192186 gene encoding protein IQ-DOMAIN 14-like translates to MGKTGKWLRNLLTGKKDKEKEKEKSTSNLNFASNGTENSATPTSTTPKEKKRWSFRRSSATSTATPTAVSKELNFVEQRVTASQTVQADTDDQNEERKHAMAVAAATAAAADAAVAAAQAVAVVIRLTSASNATSKSIEEAAAIKIQSVFRSHLARKALCALRGLVKLQALVRGHLVRKQAKETLRCMQALVTAQARARIQRIRMGSEGIPNQQQRKATDDDLFRQIYNEMERGLEDNIKIVEMDVAETKSNSRSRSSSVYREGHQEQHDHRFSTHYSTNGSYSKEENYKVSPAPSALTELSPREYSGHFEDCFSTAQSSPQFSAVSRTENSKHPFSFPRTDYAESMCYDYPLFPNYMANTESSRAKVRSHSAPKQRPDSFERQPSRRRASVEGRNVPRPMRMQRSSSHVSAAAQNYQYPWSIKLDRSAVSLKDSECGSTSTVLTNTNYCRSLVAFDPRGDRY, encoded by the exons ATGGGGAAAACAGGCAAATGGCTTAGAAACTTGTTGACCGGTAAGAAAGACAAggaaaaggagaaggaaaaatCTACATCTAACCTGAATTTTGCTTCAAATGGAACAGAAAACTCAGCCACTCCAACTTCCACAACCCCAAAGGAGAAAAAGAGATGGAGTTTCAGAAGATCATCAGCCACTTCCACAGCCACACCAACAGCAGTTTCCAAGGAATTGAATTTTGTAGAACAAAGGGTCACTGCTTCACAGACAGTGCAAGCTGACACTGATGATCAGAATGAGGAAAGGAAGCACGCCATGGCTGTGGCTGCTGCCACCGCAGCCGCAGCTGATGCTGCGGTGGCAGCTGCTCAGGCTGTAGCTGTTGTGATCCGTTTGACTTCTGCTTCCAATGCAACATCCAAAAGCATTGAAGAGGCTGCTGCCATTAAAATCCAATCAGTCTTTCGGTCTCACTTG GCAAGGAAAGCATTGTGCGCTCTAAGAGGACTAGTGAAGTTGCAGGCACTGGTAAGGGGTCACTTGGTGAGAAAACAGGCCAAGGAAACACTGAGATGCATGCAGGCTTTGGTAACGGCACAAGCTAGAGCTCGTATTCAGAGGATCCGAATGGGTTCAGAAGGAATTCCTAATCAACAACAGAGAAAAGCCACAGATGATGATTTGTTCAGGCAAATATATAAT GAAATGGAGAGAGGCTTAGAAGACAACATCAAGATTGTTGAGATGGATGTGGCTGAAACAAAAAGTAATTCCAGAAGCAGAAGCAGCAGTGTATATCGTGAAGGGCATCAAGAACAGCATGACCATAGATTTTCCACACATTATTCAACGAATGGTTCCTACTCAAAGGAAGAAAACTACAAGGTGTCACCAGCTCCATCAGCATTGACAGAGTTGAGTCCAAGAGAATACAGTGGCCATTTTGAGGACTGTTTCAGTACAGCCCAAAGCAGCCCTCAGTTCTCTGCTGTGTCAAGAACAGAAAATTCAAAGCACCCTTTTTCTTTCCCAAGGACAGATTATGCAGAGTCTATGTGCTATGACTACCCTCTGTTTCCAAATTACATGGCTAACACTGAATCATCAAGGGCCAAAGTGAGATCGCATAGTGCACCGAAACAAAGACCAGATTCATTTGAGAGACAACCAAGCCGGCGAAGAGCTTCAGTAGAGGGAAGAAATGTCCCAAGGCCAATGAGGATGCAAAGGTCATCTTCACATGTGAGTGCTGCTGCTCAAAACTATCAATATCCTTGGTCAATCAAGCTTGACAGATCCGCAGTTTCACTCAAAGACAGCGAGTGTGGCTCTACAAGTACAGTGCTCACTAACACTAATTATTGCAGATCTCTCGTTGCATTTGAC CCACGTGGAGATAGGTACTGA